A DNA window from Engystomops pustulosus chromosome 6, aEngPut4.maternal, whole genome shotgun sequence contains the following coding sequences:
- the BSX gene encoding brain-specific homeobox protein homolog, with product MNLNFTSPVHQVSTQRPTSFFIEDILLHKPKPLRESTSSSHFSANTFTSRVPLLDYGYPLMPTPTILAPHPHHPLHKPDHHPFFLATSGLPMPALFPHHTELPGKHCRRRKARTVFSDSQLSGLEKRFELQRYLSTPERVELATALSLSETQVKTWFQNRRMKHKKQLRKTQDDKTPSSDSHMDAGSSDTELGDTRGDSGPDKDNNQTLYMREEADDDVDIIEDDMCPPHIL from the exons ATGAATTTAAACTTCACCTCCCCAGTGCATCAGGTGTCCACCCAGAGACCCACCTCATTCTTCATAGAGGACATTTTATTGCACAAACCCAAACCACTACGAGAGTCAACAAGCAGCAGTCACTTCAGTGCCAACACCTTCACCTCCAGGGTACCCCTGCTGGACTATGGCTACCCTCTGATGCCAACACCAACCATTTTGGCGCCACATCCTCACCACCCTTTACATAAACCCGACCACCACCCCTTCTTCCTGGCCACCTCAG GTCTACCTATGCCAGCCCTTTTTCCCCACCACACAGAACTCCCAGGAAAACATTGCAGAAGAAGAAAAGCCCGCACTGTGTTCTCAGACTCCCAACTCTCTGGTCTTGAGAAACGATTTGAGCTGCAGCGATACCTATCCACCCCAGAGAGAGTAGAACTGGCCACTGCCCTCAGCCTATCGGAGACTCAG GTAAAAACCTGGTTCCAGAATCGAAGGATGAAACATAAAAAGCAGCTGAGAAAGACTCAGGATGACAAGACCCCATCAAGTGACAGCCATATGGATGCTGGCTCCAGCGACACAGAATTGGGGGACACTAGGGGAGACTCTGGGCCAGACAAGGACAACAACCAGACCCTCTACATGAGAGAGGAGGCAGATGATGATGTGGACATTATTGAGGATGACATGTGCCCCCCTCACATATTATAA